The Candidatus Campbellbacteria bacterium genomic sequence CGTTCATGTCGCGATCCGGATACAAAATGCGCACATATGCACCATCTTGAAAATTAACAGTTTGCCCACGACGCGCTTCAATATACGTTCCACCCTTTTGTACTTCTTGCTCAACAAGTTGTGTGTAGTATCCGTACGTTCCACTGTCCGACTTCACACCAGGATCCATAACGTACGATACATCATACCGTCGCAACACTTCAGGCAGTCCCCCGATGTGATCTTTATCTGGGTGTGTATTGAGGACCACATCTATACTTCTATCAAAAAACGGCATCACGTCTGAAAGTTTTTGTATGACACGTTTGTCAGGACCTCCATCAACGAGCATTTGTTTTCCTGATGGACTAACAATCAATATAGAGTCTCCCTGTCCCACATCTAAAAATGCAACAGTTAAAACACTCTCGCGTTCAAATTGACGCGCAACATACCAAATACTTCCCGCTATAAACACGAGAAGTCCAAGTGCAAACATATACAGTTTCCATGAACGCATGTAGGTAGTATATACGCGTCTTGATGAATTTTAGTTAAAACAGCGTTACACTGTTTTTATGAACAATTTTTTTGGAATAAAAACTGAACTTCTCAATCTCATAACTGGACTTCTTCTTGTCGTAAGTGGAGTTTTAAATCTCTTTCAAACAAATTTCGAAATGGGAATAAACTGGATTGTCTTCGGTGCAATGTATCTCATCATGGACGACTACATGCAAAATAAAAACACAGAAACATTTTTAGAAAAAATGACGGATGCTGGTCGTATTATTTTCAGTTGGGTTGGATTATTGTGCTCCCTCTTTTTAATTGCATACTACATTACACTTTTTTGGTAAAAGAAAAACGCGGCTTCCATCTTCCCCGAAGGGTTGATGTCAGCCGCGCTGGGCGTCTCGTTGCATTCGTCTCAGAGCTGGGCAAACTTCTCCGTCAGATCGTTGACGAACTGGTGGAACTCGGGCTTCTTCTGGATGTCGGCTTCCCACGCAATCCCCATGTCCACCAAGTTGAACGTCTCCTTGATGTAGGCACCGGGAACGATGTCGCCGGTCGTTGGATTGCGATCACGACCCATCAGCCAAATCGTGTCCGCGATCTTCGCTGCTGCCGTGATGTCGTGCGACACGACGATGGTGGTGTTGAGCTCATTCATGGAGGAAACCTCCATGATGAGATCACAGACACGGTTCTTCACGAGAGGGTCGAGTCCCGAGAACGGCTCGTCCATCAGAAGAAAGTGTTCTGAACACATCAACTGTTGAGCGATGGCAACACGCTGGCGCTGGCCGCCAGAAAGCTGCTTGGGGTACTTCCCCGAGTGCTCGGTGAGACCGAACTTCTCGAGCAGACCTTTGGCTTTCACCAGGGACTGCTGGTCGTTAAGGCCAGCTTGTTTCCCCGCCACAACAAGGTTGCCGAGCACTGTCCGGTGCATCAGAACACGGTAGTCCTGAGACACCACACCAACTTGTCCCGCCGAAACGGGAATGCCGGTTCCGTTGAGAACGACCTGTCCTACAGTTGGATGGAGAAGGCCCGCCATGATGCGGAAGAGTGTCGTCTTGCCGACGCCCGAGGGGCCGAGAAGTGCGACAACCTGCCCGCGAACGAAACCTTCCTGCTTGATGTTGTAGACAGCCGTCGTCACGTCGCGGAGAATCGGAACATCCATCCCTTCTGGGGTGAAGCCGACACCGTCGATGTGAAGAAGGATCTCGCCGAACGTGTAGGTGGGAATCATGGCTACCTCTTCTCCAGTCCCAATTGGGACCACGGGCAGACCGCGCGTTTGAACATCACCTGCACCTGATCGAACAACAATCCGATACAGAGGATGGAAAACTGGATTGCGTAGATCTCAGGCAACTTGAGGAACTTGCTCTGTGTAAGCAGCAATGCCCCGACGCCACCCTCCGATCGCACCAGTCCTTCCACTACCGTCAACATCATCCACGCGATTGCCGCGTTCTGCCGTATGGCCTCGAGCACCAAGTCGGCCTTGCCGAGCACGATGACTTCGAAGACTGTTCGCCACGGTCCCATGCGGAGTGTCCGCGCATGGTCGAGCTCGTCTTTCGTCACTGAATCGACGATTGACAGAATGCTCGGAACCATGAAAACAGACAAACCAAACACGAGAACCGTGAGCTTGAGCAGGTGTCCACCCCCCGTGAGAAGGGTGAAGATGAAGTTGAGTCCGACGAGCCCGAGGAAGCGCATCTTGGAGACGAGCTGTCCAGCAGGCTTGAAGAATTGCAGGACACGAAGGTAGCCGAGCCCGAGTGAGAATGTGGTTGCGATGAGAATCGCTTCCACACAGGTCACGAAGCTGGCCTTCATCGCCTGACCCAAACCGTAGCTGATCCATAGGTGCCCAAAGGCACCGATGACCTCCATCGGCTTGGGAATGACCTTCATGGGCCAGGCGATCCAGATTCCGAGAGCCACCAGTACCTGGAACGCTACCATGATGGCAGCGTCCTTCCTGGGCACTGTGGCGTGCGGCGTGAACAGCCGCGCGAGTGCGGTTTTCATCTGTCGTACTCTCCTTTCTGATTGCTGTGTGCTGAGCGCGGAATGCGCTAATTCTGTTTCTGTAATGCAACGAGTTATCAAGGAACACGCGAGAACGCGTGCAGAATCTGTCTGAGATTAGGCACCTTCTCAAAGCTCTCGCACAATACAAGAGCTCTGAAAGATGCCCGTGCACCGGAGGGTTTGAACCCATACGATGCACGAGCGACGGTATTACAATGGAACGGTGTTACTTACCCGATGACGGGGCTCAGTTCGTCGAACCGAGCACAATCTCCACACGACGGTTCTGTGCCTTGCCTTCGGACGTCGTGTTGGACGCCTTGGGCTCGGTCTCGCCGAACGCACGGATGCGAATTCGGCCGTTCGGGAAGTTGGCAGGAGCTTCGTGCTCCAACCACTCCTTGACGGCGAATGCACGCTGCTCGGAGAGCAGCATGTTACTCTCGTCGTCTCCATCGGAGTCGGTGTGTCCGTGAACCTCCACGGCTAGCGCTTCGGCGATGACGAGATCCTTCAGCAACTGCTGAAGCTTCGCGAGTGCATCTGGCGTGAACTGGGCCGAGCCACTCACGAAGTTGATCTGCCATGCTTTGCGCGACACCTCGTCACGAATGCGGGTGGATGACGTGAATGTCGGCGCATCGGCCGTCGTTGTGACACCCACCCGATCCCGAAGCTCTTCGATGAACCGGGTGTTGATCACCTGATCCACAGGAGTGTACATCGGGAAATCCTTCGGGTACTGCTGCGAAAGCAGCGAACCGAAGTTCTCATACACCAGCTTGGCGGTCTTCGCCGAACCAGGGGTCAGGCCGAACAAGCGCAGGTTGTCGGCGAGGTTGTTGGCGTAACTTCCGCCAAGTTCGACCTCGATTCCCTTCTTGTCGCGCTCGCGCACGACGGTGTAGTACTTCTT encodes the following:
- a CDS encoding MBL fold metallo-hydrolase, with translation MRSWKLYMFALGLLVFIAGSIWYVARQFERESVLTVAFLDVGQGDSILIVSPSGKQMLVDGGPDKRVIQKLSDVMPFFDRSIDVVLNTHPDKDHIGGLPEVLRRYDVSYVMDPGVKSDSGTYGYYTQLVEQEVQKGGTYIEARRGQTVNFQDGAYVRILYPDRDMNGVKNDNNASVVLQVVYGSTTVMLTGDAPQGVEKYVVSLDGATLKSNILKAGHHGSRTSSAPEFVRVVSPMYAIISAGKNNQYNHPHKEVMDLFASSSIQTFATYDLGTIMFESDGTTIKNRK
- a CDS encoding ATP-binding cassette domain-containing protein produces the protein MIPTYTFGEILLHIDGVGFTPEGMDVPILRDVTTAVYNIKQEGFVRGQVVALLGPSGVGKTTLFRIMAGLLHPTVGQVVLNGTGIPVSAGQVGVVSQDYRVLMHRTVLGNLVVAGKQAGLNDQQSLVKAKGLLEKFGLTEHSGKYPKQLSGGQRQRVAIAQQLMCSEHFLLMDEPFSGLDPLVKNRVCDLIMEVSSMNELNTTIVVSHDITAAAKIADTIWLMGRDRNPTTGDIVPGAYIKETFNLVDMGIAWEADIQKKPEFHQFVNDLTEKFAQL
- a CDS encoding nitrate ABC transporter permease; this translates as MKTALARLFTPHATVPRKDAAIMVAFQVLVALGIWIAWPMKVIPKPMEVIGAFGHLWISYGLGQAMKASFVTCVEAILIATTFSLGLGYLRVLQFFKPAGQLVSKMRFLGLVGLNFIFTLLTGGGHLLKLTVLVFGLSVFMVPSILSIVDSVTKDELDHARTLRMGPWRTVFEVIVLGKADLVLEAIRQNAAIAWMMLTVVEGLVRSEGGVGALLLTQSKFLKLPEIYAIQFSILCIGLLFDQVQVMFKRAVCPWSQLGLEKR